The following proteins are co-located in the Onychomys torridus chromosome 6, mOncTor1.1, whole genome shotgun sequence genome:
- the LOC118585820 gene encoding dual specificity protein kinase CLK2 isoform X2 has protein sequence MPHPRRYHSSERGSRGSYHEHYRSRKHKRRRSRSWSSSSDRTRRRRREDSYHVRSRSSYDDHSSDRRVYDRRYCGSYRRNDYSRDRGEAYCDADFRHSYEYHRESSSFRSQRSSRRRHRRRRRRSRTFSRSSSHSSRRAKSVEDDAEGHLIYHVGDWLQERYEIVSTLGEGTFGRVVQCVDHRRGGARVALKIIKNVEKYKEAARLEINVLEKINEKDPDNKNLCVQMFDWFDYHGHMCISFELLGLSTFDFLKDNNYLPYPIHQVRHMAFQLCQAVKFLHDNKLTHTDLKPENILFVNSDYELTYNLEKKRDERSVKSTAVRVVDFGSATFDHEHHSTIVSTRHYRAPEVILELGWSQPCDVWSIGCIIFEYYVGFTLFQTHDNREHLAMMERILGPIPSRMIRKTRKQKYFYRGRLDWDENTSAGRYVRENCKPLRRYLTSEAEEHHQLFDVIESMLEYEPAKRLTLGEALQHPFFACLRTEPPNTKLWDSSRDISR, from the exons atGCCTCATCCCCGAAGGTACCATTCCTCAGAGCGCGGTAGCCGGGGGAGTTACCACGAACATTATCGGAGCCGAAAGCATAAGCGAAGAAGAAGTCGCTCCTGGTCAAGTAGCAGTGACCGGACAAGGCGGCGCAGGAGAGAGGACAGCTATCATGTTCGGTCCCGAAG CAGCTACGATGATCATTCATCTGACCGGCGGGTATATGATCGTCGGTACTGTGGCAGCTACAGGCGCAATGACTATAGCCGGGATCGAGGAGAGGCCTACTGTGACGCCGACTTCCGGCATTCCTATGAGTACCATCGGGAGAGCAGCAGTTTCCGAAGCCAGCGCAGCAGTCGAAGGAGACACAGACGGCGGAGGAGACGGAGCCGCACATTCAGCCGCTCATCTTCA CACAGCAGCCGGAGAGCCAAGAGTGTAGAGGACGACGCTGAGGGCCACCTCATCTACCACGTCGGGGACTGGCTACAAGAGCGAT ATGAGATTGTAAGCACCTTAGGAGAAGGGACCTTTGGCCGCGTTGTGCAGTGTGTGGACCATCGCAG GGGCGGAGCAAGAGTTGCCCTGAAGATCATTAAGAATGTGGAGAAGTACAAGGAAGCAGCTCGACTAGAAATCAACGTGCTAGAGAAAATCAACGAGAAAGATCCTGACAACAAGAA CCTCTGTGTCCAGATGTTTGACTGGTTTGACTACCATGGCCACATGTGTATCTCCTTTGAGCTTCTGGGCCTTAGCACCTTCGATTTCCTCAAAGACAACAACTACCTGCCCTACCCCATCCACCAAGTGCGCCACATGGCCTTCCAGCTCTGCCAGGCCGTCAAGT TCCTCCATGATAACAAGTTGACACATACGGACCTCAAACCTGAAAATATTCTGTTTGTGAATTCAGACTACGAACTCACCTACAACCTAGAGAAG AAGCGAGATGAGCGTAGTGTGAAGAGCACAGCTGTGCGGGTGGTAGACTTCGGCAGTGCCACCTTTGACCATGAACACCATAGCACCATTGTCTCCACTCGCCATTACCGAGCCCCAGAGGTCATCCTCG AGTTGGGCTGGTCACAGCCATGTGATGTGTGGAGCATAGGCTGTATCATCTTTGAGTACTACGTCGGCTTCACCCTCTTCCAG ACCCATGACAACAGAGAACATCTAGCCATGATGGAAAGGATCCTGGGTCCTATCCCTTCTCGGATGATCCGAAAGACAAG aaaacagaaatatttttatcGGGGCCGCCTGGATTGGGATGAGAACACATCGGCTGGGCGCTACGTTCGTGAAAACTGCAAACCACTACGG CGGTATCTGACCTCAGAGGCAGAGGAACACCACCAGCTCTTCGATGTGATTGAGAGTATGCTAGAGTATGAGCCTGCTAAGCGGCTGACCTTAGGTGAAGCCCTCCAGCATCCTTTCTTCGCCTGCCTTCGGACTGAGCCACCCAACACCAAGTTGTGGGACTCCAGTCGGGATATCAGTCGGTGA
- the LOC118585820 gene encoding dual specificity protein kinase CLK2 isoform X4, translating to MPHPRRYHSSERGSRGSYHEHYRSRKHKRRRSRSWSSSSDRTRRRRREDSYHVRSRSSYDDHSSDRRVYDRRYCGSYRRNDYSRDRGEAYCDADFRHSYEYHRESSSFRSQRSSRRRHRRRRRRSRTFSRSSSQHSSRRAKSVEDDAEGHLIYHVGDWLQERYEIVSTLGEGTFGRVVQCVDHRRGGARVALKIIKNVEKYKEAARLEINVLEKINEKDPDNKNLCVQMFDWFDYHGHMCISFELLGLSTFDFLKDNNYLPYPIHQVRHMAFQLCQAVKFLHDNKLTHTDLKPENILFVNSDYELTYNLEKKRDERSVKSTAVRVVDFGSATFDHEHHSTIVSTRHYRAPEVILELGWSQPCDVWSIGCIIFEYYVGFTLFQTHDNREHLAMMERILGPIPSRMIRKTRKQKYFYRGRLDWDENTSAGRYVRENCKPLRDPAVIQHRPNQQYATLDVYNPFENREPPPAYEPPAPAPAPLPPPSAPSVQPSKKLSPTEPKNYGSYSTQASAAAAATAELLKKQEELNRKAAELDRRERELQHVALGGTARQNNWPPLPSFCPVQPCFFQDISVEIPQEFQKTVSTMYYLWMCSTLALLLNFLACLARFCVDASSGSGFGLSMLWLLLFTPCSFVCWYRPMYKAFRSDSSFNFFVFFFIFFVQDVFFVLQAIGIPGWGFSGWVSAVVVLRSNAVVAVLMLLVALLFTGVAVLGIVMLKRIHSLYRRTGASFQKAQQEFAAGVFSNPAVRTAAANAAAGAAENAFRAP from the exons atGCCTCATCCCCGAAGGTACCATTCCTCAGAGCGCGGTAGCCGGGGGAGTTACCACGAACATTATCGGAGCCGAAAGCATAAGCGAAGAAGAAGTCGCTCCTGGTCAAGTAGCAGTGACCGGACAAGGCGGCGCAGGAGAGAGGACAGCTATCATGTTCGGTCCCGAAG CAGCTACGATGATCATTCATCTGACCGGCGGGTATATGATCGTCGGTACTGTGGCAGCTACAGGCGCAATGACTATAGCCGGGATCGAGGAGAGGCCTACTGTGACGCCGACTTCCGGCATTCCTATGAGTACCATCGGGAGAGCAGCAGTTTCCGAAGCCAGCGCAGCAGTCGAAGGAGACACAGACGGCGGAGGAGACGGAGCCGCACATTCAGCCGCTCATCTTCA caGCACAGCAGCCGGAGAGCCAAGAGTGTAGAGGACGACGCTGAGGGCCACCTCATCTACCACGTCGGGGACTGGCTACAAGAGCGAT ATGAGATTGTAAGCACCTTAGGAGAAGGGACCTTTGGCCGCGTTGTGCAGTGTGTGGACCATCGCAG GGGCGGAGCAAGAGTTGCCCTGAAGATCATTAAGAATGTGGAGAAGTACAAGGAAGCAGCTCGACTAGAAATCAACGTGCTAGAGAAAATCAACGAGAAAGATCCTGACAACAAGAA CCTCTGTGTCCAGATGTTTGACTGGTTTGACTACCATGGCCACATGTGTATCTCCTTTGAGCTTCTGGGCCTTAGCACCTTCGATTTCCTCAAAGACAACAACTACCTGCCCTACCCCATCCACCAAGTGCGCCACATGGCCTTCCAGCTCTGCCAGGCCGTCAAGT TCCTCCATGATAACAAGTTGACACATACGGACCTCAAACCTGAAAATATTCTGTTTGTGAATTCAGACTACGAACTCACCTACAACCTAGAGAAG AAGCGAGATGAGCGTAGTGTGAAGAGCACAGCTGTGCGGGTGGTAGACTTCGGCAGTGCCACCTTTGACCATGAACACCATAGCACCATTGTCTCCACTCGCCATTACCGAGCCCCAGAGGTCATCCTCG AGTTGGGCTGGTCACAGCCATGTGATGTGTGGAGCATAGGCTGTATCATCTTTGAGTACTACGTCGGCTTCACCCTCTTCCAG ACCCATGACAACAGAGAACATCTAGCCATGATGGAAAGGATCCTGGGTCCTATCCCTTCTCGGATGATCCGAAAGACAAG aaaacagaaatatttttatcGGGGCCGCCTGGATTGGGATGAGAACACATCGGCTGGGCGCTACGTTCGTGAAAACTGCAAACCACTACGG GACCCGGCTGTGATCCAGCACCGACCCAACCAGCAGTATGCCACGCTGGATGTCTACAACCCTTTTGAGAACCGAGAG CCCCCACCAGCCTATGAGCCTCCTGCTCCAGCGCCAGCCCCGCTGCCTCCACCCTCAGCTCCCTCTGTGCAGCCTTCGAAAAAGCTCAGCCCTACAGAGCCCAAGAACTACGGCTCCTACAGCACTCAG GCTTCTGCCGCCGCCGCAGCCACCGCTGAGCTACTCAAGAAGCAGGAGGAGCTCAACCGGAAGGCAGCAGAGCTGGACCGCCGGGAGCGGGAGCTGCAGCACGTTGCCCTGGGAGGCACAG CTCGGCAGAACAACTGGCCTCCCCTACCATCTTTTTGCCCAGTCCAGCCTTGCTTTTTCCAGGACATCTCCGTGGAGATCCCCCAAGAATTTCAGAAGACAGTATCCACCATGTACTACCTCtggatgt GTAGCACTTTGGCTCTTCTCCTGAACTTCCTCGCCTGCCTGGCCAGGTTCTGTGTGGATGCCAGCAGCGGTTCCGGCTTTGGGCTCTCCATGCTCTGGCTCCTCCTTTTCACCCCCTGCTCCTTTGTCTGTTGGTACCGCCCGATGTACAAGGCTTTCCG gAGTGACAGTTCATTCAATTTCTtcgtttttttcttcattttcttcgtCCAGGATGTGTTCTTTGTCCTCCAGGCCATTGGCATCCCAGGGTGGGGCTTCAG TGGCTGGGTCTCTGCAGTCGTGGTGCTGAGAAGCAATGCAGTGGTGGCGGTGCTCATGCTGCTGGTTGCCCTGCTCTTCACTGGCGTCGCTGTGCTGGGGATTGTGATGCTGAAGCGG ATCCATTCCTTGTACCGCCGGACGGGTGCCAGCTTCCAGAAAGCCCAGCAGGAATTTGCTGCCGGTGTCTTTTCCAACCCTGCAGTTCGAACTGCTGCTGCCAATGCAGCTGCAGGGGCTGCTGAAAATGCCTTCAGGGCCCCATGA
- the LOC118585820 gene encoding dual specificity protein kinase CLK2 isoform X1 produces MPHPRRYHSSERGSRGSYHEHYRSRKHKRRRSRSWSSSSDRTRRRRREDSYHVRSRSSYDDHSSDRRVYDRRYCGSYRRNDYSRDRGEAYCDADFRHSYEYHRESSSFRSQRSSRRRHRRRRRRSRTFSRSSSQHSSRRAKSVEDDAEGHLIYHVGDWLQERYEIVSTLGEGTFGRVVQCVDHRRGGARVALKIIKNVEKYKEAARLEINVLEKINEKDPDNKNLCVQMFDWFDYHGHMCISFELLGLSTFDFLKDNNYLPYPIHQVRHMAFQLCQAVKFLHDNKLTHTDLKPENILFVNSDYELTYNLEKKRDERSVKSTAVRVVDFGSATFDHEHHSTIVSTRHYRAPEVILELGWSQPCDVWSIGCIIFEYYVGFTLFQTHDNREHLAMMERILGPIPSRMIRKTRKQKYFYRGRLDWDENTSAGRYVRENCKPLRRYLTSEAEEHHQLFDVIESMLEYEPAKRLTLGEALQHPFFACLRTEPPNTKLWDSSRDISR; encoded by the exons atGCCTCATCCCCGAAGGTACCATTCCTCAGAGCGCGGTAGCCGGGGGAGTTACCACGAACATTATCGGAGCCGAAAGCATAAGCGAAGAAGAAGTCGCTCCTGGTCAAGTAGCAGTGACCGGACAAGGCGGCGCAGGAGAGAGGACAGCTATCATGTTCGGTCCCGAAG CAGCTACGATGATCATTCATCTGACCGGCGGGTATATGATCGTCGGTACTGTGGCAGCTACAGGCGCAATGACTATAGCCGGGATCGAGGAGAGGCCTACTGTGACGCCGACTTCCGGCATTCCTATGAGTACCATCGGGAGAGCAGCAGTTTCCGAAGCCAGCGCAGCAGTCGAAGGAGACACAGACGGCGGAGGAGACGGAGCCGCACATTCAGCCGCTCATCTTCA caGCACAGCAGCCGGAGAGCCAAGAGTGTAGAGGACGACGCTGAGGGCCACCTCATCTACCACGTCGGGGACTGGCTACAAGAGCGAT ATGAGATTGTAAGCACCTTAGGAGAAGGGACCTTTGGCCGCGTTGTGCAGTGTGTGGACCATCGCAG GGGCGGAGCAAGAGTTGCCCTGAAGATCATTAAGAATGTGGAGAAGTACAAGGAAGCAGCTCGACTAGAAATCAACGTGCTAGAGAAAATCAACGAGAAAGATCCTGACAACAAGAA CCTCTGTGTCCAGATGTTTGACTGGTTTGACTACCATGGCCACATGTGTATCTCCTTTGAGCTTCTGGGCCTTAGCACCTTCGATTTCCTCAAAGACAACAACTACCTGCCCTACCCCATCCACCAAGTGCGCCACATGGCCTTCCAGCTCTGCCAGGCCGTCAAGT TCCTCCATGATAACAAGTTGACACATACGGACCTCAAACCTGAAAATATTCTGTTTGTGAATTCAGACTACGAACTCACCTACAACCTAGAGAAG AAGCGAGATGAGCGTAGTGTGAAGAGCACAGCTGTGCGGGTGGTAGACTTCGGCAGTGCCACCTTTGACCATGAACACCATAGCACCATTGTCTCCACTCGCCATTACCGAGCCCCAGAGGTCATCCTCG AGTTGGGCTGGTCACAGCCATGTGATGTGTGGAGCATAGGCTGTATCATCTTTGAGTACTACGTCGGCTTCACCCTCTTCCAG ACCCATGACAACAGAGAACATCTAGCCATGATGGAAAGGATCCTGGGTCCTATCCCTTCTCGGATGATCCGAAAGACAAG aaaacagaaatatttttatcGGGGCCGCCTGGATTGGGATGAGAACACATCGGCTGGGCGCTACGTTCGTGAAAACTGCAAACCACTACGG CGGTATCTGACCTCAGAGGCAGAGGAACACCACCAGCTCTTCGATGTGATTGAGAGTATGCTAGAGTATGAGCCTGCTAAGCGGCTGACCTTAGGTGAAGCCCTCCAGCATCCTTTCTTCGCCTGCCTTCGGACTGAGCCACCCAACACCAAGTTGTGGGACTCCAGTCGGGATATCAGTCGGTGA
- the LOC118585820 gene encoding secretory carrier-associated membrane protein 3 isoform X3, translating into MAQSRDGENPFPDSGELDNPFQDPAVIQHRPNQQYATLDVYNPFENREPPPAYEPPAPAPAPLPPPSAPSVQPSKKLSPTEPKNYGSYSTQASAAAAATAELLKKQEELNRKAAELDRRERELQHVALGGTARQNNWPPLPSFCPVQPCFFQDISVEIPQEFQKTVSTMYYLWMCSTLALLLNFLACLARFCVDASSGSGFGLSMLWLLLFTPCSFVCWYRPMYKAFRSDSSFNFFVFFFIFFVQDVFFVLQAIGIPGWGFSGWVSAVVVLRSNAVVAVLMLLVALLFTGVAVLGIVMLKRIHSLYRRTGASFQKAQQEFAAGVFSNPAVRTAAANAAAGAAENAFRAP; encoded by the exons ATGGCTCAGAGCAGAGACGGCGAGAACCCATTCCCCGACTCCGGCGAGCTTGACAATCCCTTTCAG GACCCGGCTGTGATCCAGCACCGACCCAACCAGCAGTATGCCACGCTGGATGTCTACAACCCTTTTGAGAACCGAGAG CCCCCACCAGCCTATGAGCCTCCTGCTCCAGCGCCAGCCCCGCTGCCTCCACCCTCAGCTCCCTCTGTGCAGCCTTCGAAAAAGCTCAGCCCTACAGAGCCCAAGAACTACGGCTCCTACAGCACTCAG GCTTCTGCCGCCGCCGCAGCCACCGCTGAGCTACTCAAGAAGCAGGAGGAGCTCAACCGGAAGGCAGCAGAGCTGGACCGCCGGGAGCGGGAGCTGCAGCACGTTGCCCTGGGAGGCACAG CTCGGCAGAACAACTGGCCTCCCCTACCATCTTTTTGCCCAGTCCAGCCTTGCTTTTTCCAGGACATCTCCGTGGAGATCCCCCAAGAATTTCAGAAGACAGTATCCACCATGTACTACCTCtggatgt GTAGCACTTTGGCTCTTCTCCTGAACTTCCTCGCCTGCCTGGCCAGGTTCTGTGTGGATGCCAGCAGCGGTTCCGGCTTTGGGCTCTCCATGCTCTGGCTCCTCCTTTTCACCCCCTGCTCCTTTGTCTGTTGGTACCGCCCGATGTACAAGGCTTTCCG gAGTGACAGTTCATTCAATTTCTtcgtttttttcttcattttcttcgtCCAGGATGTGTTCTTTGTCCTCCAGGCCATTGGCATCCCAGGGTGGGGCTTCAG TGGCTGGGTCTCTGCAGTCGTGGTGCTGAGAAGCAATGCAGTGGTGGCGGTGCTCATGCTGCTGGTTGCCCTGCTCTTCACTGGCGTCGCTGTGCTGGGGATTGTGATGCTGAAGCGG ATCCATTCCTTGTACCGCCGGACGGGTGCCAGCTTCCAGAAAGCCCAGCAGGAATTTGCTGCCGGTGTCTTTTCCAACCCTGCAGTTCGAACTGCTGCTGCCAATGCAGCTGCAGGGGCTGCTGAAAATGCCTTCAGGGCCCCATGA